The nucleotide sequence CCGTTCCCGCTGCCGCATCATCGCCGCGTAGTCACGGTCCCGGCGCGCGGCGATGACCGCGTGCAGGAAGTCCTCCGGAGGCGTGTTCCCGGGCGGCGGGGGCCAGACGTGGTGGCTCGCCTCGGAGGCGAGATCGAGGGACAGCGTGTGCCGCGCCTGGGGCGTGAGCTTCGGCGCGGAGGCGAGGAACTGCGACATCCTGCGGGCGAGGGCATCCGGGAGGCGGCCGAAGTCGGCGGTCTCCGACCACTGCTGCAGCCCCGGCGGCATCACGGCGAGTGCGCGGGGCCGGACGACGACGCGCTCCCGCATCGCATAGGTCCCGGCGAGGAGGTCGCCGAGGCGCTTGGACTTCTCGTTGAACAGGGACACGATGAACGCGAGCGATCCGCCGAGCATGTAGATCTCCAGGATGGCGAGCATGCCGCGGATGAAGGCGTGGCGGAAGCGGATCGCACCGCCGTCGTCGCGCACGATCCGCAGGCCCATCACCAGGCGTCCCAGCGACTTCCCGCGCGTGAGGGTCTCCACGGTCACCGGGAGGACGACCAGGAGCAGGACCACGACGACGAGCAGGAGCGCCCTCGTGAGCGCGGCGTCGAGGATGCCGTCGAAGACGTTCCCGATCAGCAGCAGGAGGAGGACCGCGAGGATGACCTGGGCGATGATGTCGATCAGGATGCTCAGCCCACGGGCGGCGAAGCCGGCGGGTCTGAGCTCCAGGACGACTGCTTCACCGGTGACGACCGAACTCATGATGTTCCCCCTGGGCAGCTGCTGCTGGTGCGATTCCGGTGTCGGGGCGGATAGCTGCCCCGCGACGCCGTGCCCAGCCTATCGCCGGCGGGAGCGGACTATAGGGTTAGGCGCATGGACGTGGACGCATTCATCGCCGTGCACCGCAGCGACTGGCAACGCCTGGACGACCTCGTGCGGCGGCGCAGGCTGGACGGCGCGGAATCGGACGAACTGCTGGTCCTCTACCAGCGGGTGTCCACGCACCTGTCCATCATCCGCTCGGTCGACCCCGAGAGCGCGCTGTCCGGGTCACTGTCCACGCGCCTCTCGCGAGCCCGGACGCGCTTCACCGGGGCGAGGTCCAATGTCATGGAGGACGTCGCCTCCTTCTTCGTGTTCTCCCTGCCGGCCGCCTTCTACCGCATCCGGTGGCTCACCGTCGTGGTGGGCGTGATCTTCCTCGCCGTCACGTGGCTCTACGCGCAGTGGGTGGTGGGGACTCCCGGTGTGATCCAGGCGCTCGGAACGGAGGAGGACCTCCGGCGCTATGTGGAGGAGGACTTCATCGACTACTACTCGGAGAACCCCGCGGCCTCCTTCTCAGGCATGGTGTGGACCAACAACGCCTGGATCGCGCTGCAGGCGGTCGCCTTCGGAGTGACGGGCATCTGGCCGGCCTTCATCCTGTACCAGAACGCGCAGGGCCTGGGCGTGGCCGCCGGCATGATGGCCGCCCACGACAGGCTCGACGTCTTCTTCTTCTACATCCTGCCGCACGGCTTCATGGAGCTCACCGCGATCTTCATCGCCACGGCGGCCGGCCTGCGCATCTTCTGGGCATGGGTGGCGCCGGGACGCAGGCTCCGCTCCGTGGCACTGGCGGAGGAAGGGCGTGCACTGATCACCGTGGCGCTCGGCCTGGTCCTGGTGCTGCTCGTCTCCGGCCTGGTCGAGGGCTTCGTGACACCGAGCGGACTGCCGCACTGGCTCCGCCTCACGATCGGCCTCCTCGTCCTCGCCGCGTACTGGGCCTACACGCTGGTCCTCGGCCGGCGGGCCGTCGCCGCGGGGTACCGGGGGGACCTGGGAACCGTCGACCGGGGTGCCGCCGTCATCACGGCGTGAGGTGACCGGGCGCGGCCGGGCACGGTGTGACGTGATCGGATGCGCCGACACGGCCTGACGAGAACGGGTGCTGCTATCACGCGCGACCGGAGGGGTGCCGGGGAGTCTCCCGGCCGGTCGCCCGCCCGGCCGGTAATGTCGGAGATGCCGGGGCCAGCGCCGGTGGCGACGAACGAGGAGACAGCGCAGTGTCAGAGACCGACAGCACACGTTCAACCGCTTCCGGCGGGCACCGCCCGGACATCGACGAAGCGGCGGCAGGCCGGTCGGGCGCTCGCGCGGCAGTGCCGGGCGATGTCCCGGTATCGGGCGTCGCCCAGCGCCACAACCTGCCGATGCGGAAGGCGGGCACGCTGCCCGAGGTTTCCCGGCCGGGGGAGGACCCGGAAGAGCGTCCCGGCTCCGAGGAGGGCAGGCGTGCCGACGGGGGCGAACCCGAGACCCGGATGCTGCCTGTTGTGCAGGACGGCCGAATCGACGACGCCGAGGCGAGGTCCGCGCGTCCTGCCCATTCCTTCGGTGGTGCCTCTGGGTCGAACGGAACCGTCGACGAAACTGATGCCACCGGAACCCTTGCTGATGGACCCCACTCCGCCGGCACCCATTCCGCTGATGCTCTGCATCGAGGAGCGCATGTCGCCCACGATGGATCGAACCGGGACGTGAACCCAGACCCGGACCCAGCTGCAGAACCTGCAGATCGGCCGGACGCCGCCGGTGCCTCCACTGGTGCCGGGGCTGCACTTCCGTCCCCGGTGGCGCATGCATCAGTTGACGACCAGCACTCTTCCGGCGACGAGCTTCCCGCCAGCAGCCGGCCCTCCGCCGGGGCCCAGAGCGGCGGGAGCCACGCGTCCACGGTCCCCAAGGAGCCCTCGACGGACACCGGCGCGCTCTCCGTACGACCGCCGGACAAGGACGCGGCACGCCGGGCCGCGGTACGGGACCAGGCCGTGGCTGCGAAACCTGCCCTTCCGCGTTTCCTGCAGGTCGTCGTCGCGCTCTTCTTCCCCGTCATCGTGGTGGCAGCGGCGGTCCGTGCCGTCGCGACGTCGTCGTTCCTGTGGCTCGAATACCACCGGCCGGGTTTCCCCGCCGACCAGTTCGGTTTTTCGCTGGACGACCGCATGACCTACGGCTCCTACGCGCTGGACTACGTGGTGAACCTCGCGCCGCCGCGGTATCTCGGGGGCCTCGTGACCCCGGAGGGTGATCCGCTGTTCCTCGAGTCGGAGGTCGACCACATGGCGGACGTGAAGGGCGTGCTGGGTCTGTCCTTCCTCATCGCCCTCGTGCTGTTCGTGCTCGCAGTGCTCGCCTGCGTCTACCTCGCGCGGAAGTACAAGGGCGGAGTGCGGCGCGCGCTGTTCTCGGGTGCCGTTCTCACGCTCGTCGGCATCGCCGTCCTGACGGTCCTCGCGGTCCTTGCCTGGGAGACCTTCTTCACGCAGGTGCATGCACTGTTCTTCGCCAACGGCACCTGGACCTTCCGCATCGACGACACGCTGATCAGGCTGTTCCCGGAGCAGTTCTGGACGGACTCCGCCGTCACGATCGCGGTGCTCGTCCTGGCGGCGATCATCCTCACGCTCGCCCTCACCTGGCCGACCCGGGCACGGCGGGAACGCTCGATGCTGGCGCAGGAAGCGGCACAGGCCCGGTACCGCGAGGCCCTCGAGGCTTCCTGACGGGCGGGCCGCCGCGCCCTTCTCAACGGGCGGGCCGCCGCGCCGGGTGCCCAGACCCGGTGGGAATGTTCCGCGAATCGGGGCCGCCGCCCCGGGTCTGCGCACTCGCGGGGCTGGGAGATGTACCGCGCCCTTCTTAGCGGGTGGGCCGCCGCGCCGGGCGCCCAGACCCGGTGGGAATGTTCGGGGAATCGGGGCCGCCGCGCCGGGTGCACGCCCCCGATGGAGGCACAGCCGCACCTAGGGGCTAGCGCTTCCCCTTGCTGTACAGCTCGTCGAGGGCATCCGCGTAATCGGCGACGACGGCGGCGCGCTTCAGCTTGAGGGTGGGCGTGAGGTGCCCGGACTCCACGGTGAATTCGACGTCGAGGACGGTGAAGCGCCGGATCTGCTCGGCTTGGGAGACGGTGGCGTTCGCGGCGTCGACGGCGGCCTGCAGTTCGGCGAGGACCTCGGCGTCGGTGGCGGCCTGCTCCGCGGTCAGGCCGGGCTTCCCGTGCGCATCCGCCCAGGGTCCGAGCGCCTCGCGGTCCAGCGTGATGAGCGCGCCGATGAAGGGCTTGCCCTCGCCCACCACGACGGCCTGTGCCACGAGCACGCTCTCGCGGAGTTTCTCCTCGAGGGGACCGGGGGCCACGTTCTTGCCGCCGGCCGTCACTAGCAGGTCTTTCTTGCGGCCGGTGATGGTCAGGAACCCGTCCTCGTCGAGGACGCCGAGGTCACCGGTGCGGAAGTACCCGTCGGAGGTGAAGGCCTCGGCCGTCGCCTCGTCGTTGCGGTAGTACCCGGCGAAGATGGCGGCGCCCTTCACCTGCACCTCGCCGTCGTCGTCGATCCTGACGCTCATGCCGGGCATGGGGATGCCGACCGACCCGACCCGCGTCAGCCGCACGGTGTTCACGGTGCAGGGAGCCGTGCTCTCGGTCAGGCCGTAGCCCTCTTGGACCAGGACGCCGGCGCCCCGGAAGAAGTGCGTGAGGTGTTCGCTGAGCGGACTGGCCCCGGACACCGTGTACCTGACCTCGCCGCCGAATACGGCACGCAGCCGCGGGTACAGGATGCGGTCGAAGAGCGCGTGCGCCGCCCGCAGGACGGGGGAGGGGCCGCGCCCTCCCCGTCCACGCGCATCCACGGCACGCGAATAGGCGACGGCGGTGCGCTCCGCTGCCGCGAAGAGCCGGCCTTTGCCGGTCTCCGCGGCACGCCGGCCGGCGGTGGCGTGGATCTTCTCGAAGATCCGGGGGACGGCGAGGAGGAACGTGGGTCGAAAGGTCGTCAGGTCCTCGAGCAGCTGCGCTGCGGAGCCCGAGTGCGCCAGCTTGATGCCGCCGGTAAAGCACACGACCTGAACGGCACGCGCGAGCACGTGGGCGAGCGGCAGGAACATGAGCGTCCTGGCGTCCTCCTGCTTCAGGAACTCCGGCAGGAACTCCAGCGTGTTGACGGCGAACAGCGCGAAGTTGCCGTGGGTGATGACGCAGCCCTTCGGCCTGCCCGTGGTGCCGGAGGTGTAGACGATGGACGCCGCGTCGGCCAGGCTGCGGGACGAGCGCGCCGCTTCCAGCGCAGCGTCGGACACGGCGGTGCCGGCCCCGGTGAGCGACATGAGGGTGGCCCCGTCGCCGGGGTCCCCGGGCGCCAGGCGCACCACCGTCGTCGTGTCCGCGCGGCCTGCCCGGCCGGCCGCGTCGAGGACGATCTCGGCCTTCTGCCGGTCCTCGACGAAGACGACGGCGGGACGCGCGTCCTCGAGGATCCAGGCCACCTGGTGGGCGGAGGAGGTCTCGTAGATCGGGACGGTCACGGCGCCGGCGAACCAGATGGCGACGTCGGCGAGGGTCCACTCGTAGCGTGTGCGGGACATCACGGCGACGGCGTCGCCGGGCTGGACGCCGGAGGCCAGCAACCCCTTGGCGAGCGCCGACACCTGCTGGAGGAACTCCTCGGCCGACAGGTCCCGCCACTGCCCGCCCGTCTGCAGCGCGTACAGCGCCCGCCCGGGGTCGGCGTCGTGCGTCCTGAGGAGGAGGTCGGTGATGTTGCCGGCCGGCGGGAGGTCGACCAGGAGTTCCGTGATGGCTTCGCGCACCAGTGCTCGCTTTCGTTCCGGGGGACCTCGTGGACCTGCCCTAGATCCAGCTCGGCAGCCACATGCGGATGCGCCACTGGTCGTAGGGGATGATCTCGGCTGTCCAGATCGGGAGGAAGTAGGCCGACAATGCCACGGAAGCGGCCAGGAAGACCCCCACCAGCACGATACCCCTTCGGCGCCGGGCCCGGTCCGAGCCCGGACCGCCCAGCACGAGTCCGAGGCTGTAGACCAGCGACAGGACGAGGAACGGTTCGAAGGCCACCGCGTAGAAGTAGAACGTGGTCCGTTCCGGGTAGAGGAACCAGGGGAGGTACCCGGCAGCGATGCCGGTGAGGATGGCCGCAGCACGCCAGTCGCGCCGGCCGAGCCAGAAGAACAGCAGCACGATCAGGGACAGCGCGGCGCTCCACCAGATGAGCGGATTGCCGAGCACGGTGACGGCCTGCGAGCAGGCGTCGGCCCCGCAACCGGTCGGCTTCTGGTAGTAGAACGACGTCGGCCGGCCCATGACCAGCCAGGACCACGCGCTCGCCTCGTAGGGGTGGTCCGAGCTGAGTCCCTGGTGGAA is from Arthrobacter burdickii and encodes:
- a CDS encoding RDD family protein, which gives rise to MSSVVTGEAVVLELRPAGFAARGLSILIDIIAQVILAVLLLLLIGNVFDGILDAALTRALLLVVVVLLLVVLPVTVETLTRGKSLGRLVMGLRIVRDDGGAIRFRHAFIRGMLAILEIYMLGGSLAFIVSLFNEKSKRLGDLLAGTYAMRERVVVRPRALAVMPPGLQQWSETADFGRLPDALARRMSQFLASAPKLTPQARHTLSLDLASEASHHVWPPPPGNTPPEDFLHAVIAARRDRDYAAMMRQRERTEATAARLHTLPFS
- a CDS encoding stage II sporulation protein M: MDVDAFIAVHRSDWQRLDDLVRRRRLDGAESDELLVLYQRVSTHLSIIRSVDPESALSGSLSTRLSRARTRFTGARSNVMEDVASFFVFSLPAAFYRIRWLTVVVGVIFLAVTWLYAQWVVGTPGVIQALGTEEDLRRYVEEDFIDYYSENPAASFSGMVWTNNAWIALQAVAFGVTGIWPAFILYQNAQGLGVAAGMMAAHDRLDVFFFYILPHGFMELTAIFIATAAGLRIFWAWVAPGRRLRSVALAEEGRALITVALGLVLVLLVSGLVEGFVTPSGLPHWLRLTIGLLVLAAYWAYTLVLGRRAVAAGYRGDLGTVDRGAAVITA
- a CDS encoding TIGR01906 family membrane protein yields the protein MAHASVDDQHSSGDELPASSRPSAGAQSGGSHASTVPKEPSTDTGALSVRPPDKDAARRAAVRDQAVAAKPALPRFLQVVVALFFPVIVVAAAVRAVATSSFLWLEYHRPGFPADQFGFSLDDRMTYGSYALDYVVNLAPPRYLGGLVTPEGDPLFLESEVDHMADVKGVLGLSFLIALVLFVLAVLACVYLARKYKGGVRRALFSGAVLTLVGIAVLTVLAVLAWETFFTQVHALFFANGTWTFRIDDTLIRLFPEQFWTDSAVTIAVLVLAAIILTLALTWPTRARRERSMLAQEAAQARYREALEAS
- a CDS encoding AMP-dependent synthetase/ligase gives rise to the protein MREAITELLVDLPPAGNITDLLLRTHDADPGRALYALQTGGQWRDLSAEEFLQQVSALAKGLLASGVQPGDAVAVMSRTRYEWTLADVAIWFAGAVTVPIYETSSAHQVAWILEDARPAVVFVEDRQKAEIVLDAAGRAGRADTTTVVRLAPGDPGDGATLMSLTGAGTAVSDAALEAARSSRSLADAASIVYTSGTTGRPKGCVITHGNFALFAVNTLEFLPEFLKQEDARTLMFLPLAHVLARAVQVVCFTGGIKLAHSGSAAQLLEDLTTFRPTFLLAVPRIFEKIHATAGRRAAETGKGRLFAAAERTAVAYSRAVDARGRGGRGPSPVLRAAHALFDRILYPRLRAVFGGEVRYTVSGASPLSEHLTHFFRGAGVLVQEGYGLTESTAPCTVNTVRLTRVGSVGIPMPGMSVRIDDDGEVQVKGAAIFAGYYRNDEATAEAFTSDGYFRTGDLGVLDEDGFLTITGRKKDLLVTAGGKNVAPGPLEEKLRESVLVAQAVVVGEGKPFIGALITLDREALGPWADAHGKPGLTAEQAATDAEVLAELQAAVDAANATVSQAEQIRRFTVLDVEFTVESGHLTPTLKLKRAAVVADYADALDELYSKGKR